The window TGCCAAAGAGCTCGACTGCCGGGGGGCCTGTTATCCCGTGGCAACCATTGACGGCACCGAAAGCTGCACCCTATGGCAGCATGCAAGTTTGCAGTTCCAGCCCAGCACGGGCGTTGCCTACGCATTATGGCATTATTGGAATATAACCGGGGATACCGGCTACCTGGCTGACAAGGGATTGGAGATGCTTCTACAGATCAGCCGCTTTCTCACGAGCCGGGTACAGTGGTCCGAAACAAAACAGCAGTTCGGTTTTTTCGGCGTAATGGGTCCGGACGAATTCCAGATGATGGTGAATCATAACGCCTATACCAATTATATGGCCAAGAGATGCCTCGAATTTGCCCTGGAAATTCTATCCCATGTTTCAGAAACAGAACCGGAAGTCTGGAAATCCTTGGTGGAAAAAATCGGATTCTCCAACCGCGAGAGGGAGGAGTTCGCGGCCATCGCCGCTCAGATGTACATTCCCCAGGATTCCGCACGGGGACTCATCGAACAGCACGAGGGATTTTTTGATCTACCCCATATCGATCTGGATTGCATACCCCAAGAAGACTTTCCCCTCTACCATTCCTGGAGCTACGATCGCATCTACCGGAATGACATGATCAAACAGCCCGACGTGCTCATGTTCATGTTCCTGTATAACCAGAGCTTTACCCGCCGGCAGAAACAGGTGAATTATGAGTACTACGAACCCCGCTGCATCCATGAATCGAGCCTCTCTCCCTCGGTTCACTCCATCTTGGCGGTGGAACTGGGAAAATACCGGGAAGCCTTAGAGTTTTTCCGATTCGCCACCCGGATCGATTTGGATAACTACAACCGTAATACCCGGGAGGGTCTGCACGGTACCGCCATCGCCGGTGCCTGGATGAATATTGTGTACGGCTTCGGGGGATTCAGATCTGACGGCCCAATACCGGTCATGAACCCCGTGTTGCCCGAAGACTGGACCGGGTACCGGTTCAACCTCCATATCCGGAATTCCCATATCCAAGTACTGGTAACCCGGGAGACGACCTCCGTGACCCTTGTCTCCGGGGATGGGCTGCCGTTAATTCTTGGGGGTGAATCCTGGAATTTGGGAGGGACAGCAGCTCCCAGAAGCATCCAGATACCCACAACGAGGGTGCAGTAGATGGATGGCTGGATAATTCAAGAGCACGGCATCCCGTCGGAGGATCAGATAATTACCCGGGGTAATAATTTCCTCTGCGCCAACGGATTTATCGGGGTGCGCGGGACCCTGGAAGAGTATGGCAGCACCCAGAAAACCGGGGTTATGATCAACGGTATATACGACAGCCATGAAGGCCGATGGAGCGAGCCGGTCAACCTGCCCAATCCGCTGTATCTCAGGGTTCAGGATGACCAGGGCCGGGATCTGCAGATCTGTCCCTCCAGTCCGGCGAACCATAGTCACGGAATTGATTTGGCTGCGGGCATCCATTGGCGGAACTCCCTGCTTAGCAGGACAGAGAATCCCTCTGCGCCAGTGTTAGGACTCAAGAGCCAGCGCTTTGTCTCCC of the Spirochaeta lutea genome contains:
- a CDS encoding glycoside hydrolase family 65 protein, with the translated sequence MKKADKYLAPEEWGIREIGFDPQRSRVSESLFSQANEYMGARGFFEEGYSGDSLVGSYVNQVFEEKRASEPTSYRGVSNRMCFMVNTVNWFAVTIRIGGEVLDLASSRFSDYSRFLDFRTGLVTRCFTWQVDPSRKVSLCFERFLSMKRPERAYQRITLKPLGCTAPVELDLSLDFSHIHEQQKENYWSCSQRSVAEDRATIHGTSKHLNKQLAASFAMHSSLTLAQTPLVEDQAVGIRLTGLVDPASTLVVEREINLLREGHSPRSREGLSFHDALEENRAYWDEVWHRSDIQIEGDLENQQGIRYCIFQLEQTYHGASPGANIGAKGLSGEAYNGNAFWDTEVYCLPYYLFSNPEAAKRLLDFRYRTLPQALDRAKELDCRGACYPVATIDGTESCTLWQHASLQFQPSTGVAYALWHYWNITGDTGYLADKGLEMLLQISRFLTSRVQWSETKQQFGFFGVMGPDEFQMMVNHNAYTNYMAKRCLEFALEILSHVSETEPEVWKSLVEKIGFSNREREEFAAIAAQMYIPQDSARGLIEQHEGFFDLPHIDLDCIPQEDFPLYHSWSYDRIYRNDMIKQPDVLMFMFLYNQSFTRRQKQVNYEYYEPRCIHESSLSPSVHSILAVELGKYREALEFFRFATRIDLDNYNRNTREGLHGTAIAGAWMNIVYGFGGFRSDGPIPVMNPVLPEDWTGYRFNLHIRNSHIQVLVTRETTSVTLVSGDGLPLILGGESWNLGGTAAPRSIQIPTTRVQ